TTCCCCAAAGTGATTGGGTATATCCATGTATACAACACATCCACCAATTGATTTGCAAACAATGTTTGTGCTAATCCACCACTACCATGCACCAGCAAATTCGGACCATCCTGTTCTTTCAATTTCTTCAATTCATTCACCACATCCTTACTAATCAATGTCGAATGGGCCCACGAAGTATCAATAGGCGTAGTTGCCACCACATACTTATTGATTTGATTGAACCTCTCACCAATCGGATTATCGCTATTATAAGGCCAGTAGGCTGCAAATATTTCGTAAGTTCGCCGCCCCAGCAACAAATCAAATGGCTCTGACATAATTTTGGTTAGCGCATTTTTCGTCAGCTCATCAGAATACCCAAACTGCCATCCTCCCCATTTGAATCCATTTGTAGTATCTTCTTCCGGTCCACCTGGCGCTTGCAGTACACCATCCATCGTCAGAAATGTAGTTACAATTATTTTTCGCATAGCTTGTATTTTTATTACCCTAAAGCTAATGCTCTTTAAAAAAATGAATGGGGTAGGAGTGCGACAATTATACTGGCGGCTTGCGACAATATTTTATCATAATTCTTGAATACTCGCCCCCTTATATATTGATTAATATTGCGGGAAGGGAAGCTGCATCCTATTATCACTTACAGTGATTCCAGCGAATTTGTTGGTAAATAGAAGCAGAAAGATTGTAAGTATGAATGTTATGATGGGAAATTGAAAGGACCCCTGAATGGAGGAGTCAACTAGTATTGCCTTTATTAGCATTTTCAAAAAATCAGCCAATTGATCTGCTTACTTCGCTGAGTTAATTAACTCTTTATAAGTTGTGGGCCAATATTCGTCTAACCAGTAATATCCATTATCCTTTTTTATTTGCGACTCTATTAACGCCCACAACTCAAGAAACTTTTCGGGTTGCATCGCAAATGAACGACTTGCCCCTTCTATAAAATACAAGCATTGGCTATATGACCCATTTTTGTCAGACTCATAAAGTCGCATAAAACCAGGATACAAAACTCTTTTAGACAATTTGAAATACAATTCGAAGCAGGAGGGAGGGTATTCGTCAAAACTAATTTGGTGAAATATAAGATCATATAGCGTATGGGGTAACCAAAGAATATCGTGATCCCTAAATACCTCTTCATTGTCAAATACAACAATAGCTTGCAGTAACATCATCTCAAGAATAATCCCCCATTCTTCTATGTAATCATTACAGAAAAAACATTCACCTCTCAATAATTCAGCCAGGTTAGCCAGGCTTTGATACTCTTTGTTTTCGGCATGTTGTCTGATTATTTGAATCAGGATTTGGCTATTTTGCTTTATAATTTCTTCTGAATATTCAGTTACACCTGGGCTGATGACTTTCCCTTCCCTAAGAAACTGTTTTATCCAGATT
This Chitinophaga sancti DNA region includes the following protein-coding sequences:
- a CDS encoding dihydrofolate reductase family protein, whose amino-acid sequence is MRKIIVTTFLTMDGVLQAPGGPEEDTTNGFKWGGWQFGYSDELTKNALTKIMSEPFDLLLGRRTYEIFAAYWPYNSDNPIGERFNQINKYVVATTPIDTSWAHSTLISKDVVNELKKLKEQDGPNLLVHGSGGLAQTLFANQLVDVLYTWIYPITLGKGKKLFADGTAAQQWKMTESGISTTGVIVARYEPDGEVRVGSFVSNEVSEQEMERRKKWKKEEVRDHIDPVYYQKLVQ